In Vitis vinifera cultivar Pinot Noir 40024 chromosome 17, ASM3070453v1, one genomic interval encodes:
- the LOC100266198 gene encoding actin-interacting protein 1-2 translates to MPELSETYACVPSTERGRGILISGDPKSNAILYTNGRSVIIRYLHKPLEVSIYGEHAYQATVARFSPNGEWIASADVSGTVRIWGTHNDHVLKKEFRVLSGRIDDLQWSADGMRIVVSGDGKGKSFVRAFMWDSGSNVGEFDGHSKRVLSCAFKPTRPFRIVTCGEDFLVNFYEGPPFKFKQSHRHHSNFVNCIRYSPDGSKFISVSSDKKGVIYDGKTGEKIGELSSEDGHKGSIYAVSWSPDSKQVLTVSADKSAKVWEISEDGNGKVKKTLTCPGSGGVEDMLVGCLWQNDHLVTISLGGTVSIFSASDLDKGPLSFSGHMKNVNSLAVLKSNPKVMLSTSYDGLIIKWIQGIGYSGRLDRKENSQIKCFAAVEEEIVSSGFDNKIWRVSLQGDQCGDADCVDIGSQPKDLSLSLLSPELALVSTDSGVVILRGTNVVSTINLGFPVAASVISPDGSEAIIGGQDGKLHIYSVTGDTLKEEAVLEKHRGAITVIRYSPDVSMFASGDANREAVVWDRASREVRVKNMLYHTARINCLAWSPDNSMVATGSLDTCVIIYEIDKPASSRVTIKGAHLGGVYGLAFTDDTSVVSSGEDACVRVWKLTPQ, encoded by the exons ATGCCAGAGCTCTCTGAAACCTACGCCTGCGTGCCGTCCACGGAGCGCGGCCGAGGCATTCTCATCTCCGGCGATCCCAAATCCAATGCCATTCTCTATACCAACGGTAGATCCGTCATCATCCGCTACCTCCATAAGCCTCTCGAGGTCTCCATCTATGGAGAGCACGCGTATCAGGCTACCGTGGCGCGTTTCTCCCCCAACGGCGAGTGGATCGCATCAGCGGACGTCTCAGGAACGGTTAGGATTTGGGGGACGCACAATGATCATGTGCTGAAGAAGGAGTTTAGGGTTTTGTCTGGTCGGATCGATGATCTTCAATGGTCAGCGGATGGGATGAGGATCGTGGTGTCTGGTGACGGCAAGGGCAAGTCGTTTGTTCGCGCTTTTAT GTGGGACTCAGGCAGTAATGTGGGGGAGTTTGATGGCCATTCAAAGCGAGTTCTTAGCTGTGCATTTAAGCCAACCAGACCATTTCGCATAGTCACATGTGGAGAGGACTTTCTAGTGAACTTCTACGAAGGACCACCTTTTAAATTCAAGCAATCCCACAG GCATCATTCAAATTTTGTCAACTGTATAAGGTATTCTCCAGATGGGAGCAAGTTCATCAGTGTAAGTTCTGATAAGAAGGGTGTGATTTATGATGGAAAAACCGGAGAGAAGATTGGAGAGCTATCCTCTGAAGATGGTCATAAAGGCAGCATCTATGCTGTCAGCTGGAGTCCTGATAGTAAACAA GTGTTGACTGTGTCTGCTGACAAGTCTGCAAAAGTATGGGAGATCTCTGAGGATGGTAATGGAAAGGTGAAGAAAACTTTAACTTGTCCCGGCTCAGGAGGAGTGGAAGACATGTTAGTGGGGTGTCTTTGGCAAAATGATCATCTTGTCACGATTTCTCTTGGTGGCACAGTCAGTATATTCTCAGCAAGTGATCTGGATAAAGGCCCATTATCGTTCTCTGGACACATGAAGAATGTTAATTCACTAGCAGTACTCAAAAGCAATCCCAAAGTTATGTTGTCCACCAGCTATGatggtttaataattaaatggaTTCAAGGAATTGGATATAGCGGAAGATTGGATAGGAAAGAGAATTCTCAAATCAAGTGTTTTGCAGCAGTTGAAGAAGAGATTGTTTCATCTGGATTTGACAACAAG ATTTGGAGAGTTTCTCTACAAGGGGATCAATGTGGGGATGCAGATTGCGTTGATATTGGCAGTCAACCAAAGGACTTGAGCCTTTCCCTTCTTTCTCCTGAACTGGCACTGGTTTCAACTGATTCAGGAGTTGTTATTCTCCGTGGTACAAATGTAGTATCGACCATTAACCTTGGGTTTCCTGTGGCCGCATCTGTAATCTCACCTGATGGAAGTGAAGCTATAATAGGTGGGCAGGATGGCAAATTACACATATATTCTGTCACAGGTGATACTTTAAAAGAAGAGGCAGTACTTGAGAAACATCGTGGTGCAATTACTGTTATACGTTATTCCCCAGATGTTTCTATGTTTGCATCAGGAGATGCCAATCGAGAAGCTGTTGTCTGGGACCGTGCTTCCAGAGAG GTGAGGGTTAAGAACATGTTGTACCATACTGCCCGCATAAATTGCCTGGCCTGGTCTCCTGATAACAGCATGGTAGCTACTGGGTCACTCGACACATGTGTCATCATATATGAGATTGACAAGCCAGCATCCAGCCGTGTCACCATAAAGGGAGCCCACTTGGGTGGGGTTTATGGTTTAGCATTTACTGATGATACCAGTGTGGTGAGTTCTGGCGAAGATGCTTGTGTTCGAGTTTGGAAGTTAACCCCACAATAG
- the LOC100255914 gene encoding beta-glucosidase 44 — protein MNKKGAWAVLWVIVVIQCVADAAEHNEESLIFNTHGLSRESFPKGFVFGTATSAYQVEGMADKDGRGPSIWDVFIRKPGIVANNGTGEVAVDQYHRYKEDIDLMKSLNFEAYRFSISWSRIFPEGTGKVNWKGVAYYNRLINYLLKKGITPYANLYHYDLPLALEKKYNGLLSYRVVKDFADYADFCFKMFGDRVKNWMTFNEPRVVAALGYDNGFFAPGRCSKEYGNCTAGNSGTEPYIVAHHLILSHAAAVQRYREKYQKEQKGRIGILLDFVWYEPLTRSKADNLAAQRSRDFHVGWFIHPIVYGEYPRTMQEIVGDRLPKFTKAEVKMVKGSMDFVGINQYTAYYMYDKPKPKVPGYQEDWHAGFAYEKHGVPIGPRAYSSWLYKVPWGLYKAVTYIKERYGNPTVILSENGMDDPGNVTLSQGLHDTKRVNFYTNYLTELKKAIDDGANVIGYFAWSLLDNFEWRLGYTSRFGIVYVDWRTLKRYPKMSAKWFKQMLAQKGH, from the exons ATGAACAAGAAGGGAGCATGGGCGGTGCTGTGGGTGATCGTTGTAATCCAATGCGTCGCAGATGCAGCGGAGCACAATGAGGAGTCGCTGATATTCAACACCCATGGACTGAGCAGAGAGAGCTTCCCCAAGGGCTTCGTCTTCGGCACCGCCACGTCAGCTTACCAGGTCGAGGGCATGGCTGACAAGGACGGCCGAGGACCAAGCATTTGGGATGTCTTCATTCGAAAACCCG GGATTGTGGCGAATAATGGCACTGGAGAGGTGGCGGTTGACCAGTATCACCGGTACAAG GAAGATATAGACCTGATGAAGAGTCTTAATTTTGAAGCATACCGCTTCTCAATCTCATGGTCCAGGATTTTCCCAG AGGGAACTGGGAAAGTGAATTGGAAGGGAGTTGCTTACTACAATAGACTGATCAACTACCTGCTCAAAAAAG GCATTACCCCATATGCAAATCTCTATCACTATGACCTTCCTTTGGCACTTGAGAAGAAATACAATGGGTTATTGAGTTACAGAGTAGT GAAAGATTTTGCGGATTATGCTGACTTTTGCTTCAAGATGTTTGGAGACAGAGTGAAGAATTGGATGACATTTAATGAGCCAAGAGTGGTGGCTGCTCTTGGCTATGATAATGGTTTCTTTGCTCCAGGGAGGTGCTCCAAGGAGTATGGAAACTGTACTGCTGGGAACTCTGGAACAGAGCCTTACATTGTGGCACATCATTTGATTTTGTCCCATGCAGCTGCCGTTCAGAGATACAGGGAGAAATATCAA AAAGAACAAAAGGGGAGGATTGGAATTCTCTTGGATTTTGTTTGGTATGAGCCTCTTACAAGATCAAAGGCTGACAACCTAGCAGCTCAAAGATCCAGAGACTTTCATGTTGGATG GTTTATTCACCCCATTGTATATGGAGAGTATCCGAGAACAATGCAAGAGATTGTTGGAGATAGACTGCCCAAGTTCACAAAAGCGGAGGTGAAGATGGTGAAAGGATCGATGGATTTCGTGGGAATCAACCAGTATACAGCCTACTACATGTATGATAAGCCGAAACCCAAAGTCCCTGGCTACCAGGAGGACTGGCATGCTGGATTTGCTT ATGAAAAGCATGGAGTGCCAATTGGTCCAAGG GCATATTCTAGCTGGCTCTACAAAGTTCCTTGGGGTCTTTACAAAGCTGTGACCTACATAAAAGAGCGATATGGAAACCCCACTGTGATTTTGTCAGAAAATG GCATGGATGATCCGGGTAATGTCACCCTTTCTCAGGGATTGCATGACACAAAAAGGGTCAACTTCTACACAAACTATTTGACTGAGCTAAAGAAGGCAATCGATGATGGAGCAAATGTAATTGGCTACTTTGCATGGTCATTGCTGGACAACTTTGAATGGAGACTAGGATACACTTCAAGGTTCGGCATTGTCTACGTTGACTGGAGGACCCTCAAGAGGTATCCTAAAATGTCTGCCAAGTGGTTCAAGCAGATGCTTGCTCAGAAGGGGCATTAG